In Lacibacter sp. H375, one DNA window encodes the following:
- a CDS encoding HAD-IIA family hydrolase, which yields MFSVQDFKSVVDKYKIIFFDAFGVIKSYNGLITGMEKTFAYLEEQGKEYYIVTNDASRSPMQLAESYHKVGLDIIQHDRIISSGMLAKEYLDLKVNNGIVAYLGTESSAHYIDSSGLHTLPVSAITQYNIDEVNALVLLDDEGFNWFDDLNRTVNILRKRTIPAIVANTDHIYPITGSNEVSIAIGGVATMIESIVGKKFIRFGKPDSQMFMFAYDLIRERTLVSKKDILMVGDTLHTDILGGNKFGLDTVLVLSGNTLPDDAETRIRATGIVPTYVCESAVV from the coding sequence ATGTTTTCAGTTCAGGATTTTAAATCGGTAGTAGATAAGTATAAAATAATTTTTTTCGACGCCTTCGGCGTTATTAAAAGTTATAACGGGCTTATCACCGGCATGGAAAAAACCTTTGCCTATCTTGAAGAGCAGGGCAAAGAATATTATATTGTTACAAACGATGCATCGAGAAGCCCGATGCAGTTGGCCGAGAGTTATCATAAAGTTGGTTTGGATATTATACAACACGACCGTATTATTTCATCGGGTATGCTGGCGAAAGAATATCTTGATCTGAAAGTGAATAATGGAATTGTTGCATACCTCGGTACTGAAAGCTCCGCACATTATATTGATAGTTCAGGTTTGCACACCTTGCCTGTGAGTGCTATTACACAATATAATATCGACGAGGTAAATGCATTGGTTTTACTGGATGATGAAGGCTTTAACTGGTTTGATGATCTCAACAGAACAGTAAATATTTTACGTAAGCGAACTATCCCTGCCATTGTTGCAAATACAGATCATATTTATCCCATCACCGGAAGCAATGAAGTATCGATTGCCATTGGTGGCGTTGCAACGATGATCGAAAGTATAGTTGGTAAAAAATTCATCCGTTTTGGTAAACCCGATTCGCAAATGTTCATGTTTGCCTATGATCTTATTCGTGAGCGTACACTGGTGAGTAAAAAAGATATCCTGATGGTGGGTGATACATTACACACCGATATTCTTGGTGGCAATAAGTTTGGGCTTGATACTGTGCTGGTTCTTTCTGGTAATACGTTGCCAGATGATGCAGAAACAAGAATCCGTGCAACAGGTATTGTACCGACTTATGTGTGTGAAAGTGCGGTGGTATGA
- a CDS encoding T9SS type A sorting domain-containing protein encodes MKKSILLAVALFVSFSIFSQILSNQLLGYQEPYSQIQSQATDSSGNAYYAGTFKGALVIDNQTVLTSNGGEDVFVAKLNTKGELLWAKKFGDKGMDVFSSLVFHKGALYMSMMIYQTTQMGTVSYNVYSSTIPTSLILKMDTVSGGIQWVRKTSLPFPKLLPSSDILYIHGLSSSLVTSPLYFEETQLESAASVNRTFFLYVDTTGNIKGHKLFATSPQGSSPFTVISVAPAANNRQIFLINTTTTESFQLGSLSINFPIRSNYQLLIKTDTSLTDIQYKILNPNGEGYGYNLWLENTGFTVSEKGDSLFMVLSGSSNTGSYKLDGYNVPVGDQSVLVVMDTNFVTTNVKPLNIQRIGGFVNRVGISHATSDSLYYYFRGRISGMNNALPVKGITPQKLEVDLVYGLKDTINIAGPSRSFIIKAKKDLSESKVTWLGYHTPYESPTVTPAFFTHQKRKIYFLHLVDNIWNPWVIDTSLNVISGGMKTNSDRGEITNYVNYFSDGSKAIVGLAKGKTALDVDSLNIVSNQAKSDLFFVGMTKNDKVSWYKRMNHSFANLGIQKVVTRNEMIYVSFVLLGPRNTGANNYIRIDSSVFFFTPLPSQSSGMLIFDKNGKFKLLLLPTPFQTATIFDVFADGSFATISAPTSTSLTVSGKSFTNTGGVYVGRFDTTGALIDAIKFSGSANTSLTSPTDLIADTLTKSFKILWVSNISPSSSGNSFAFMNGISPTSNYTIANPQPAITSSKLYLLATNSSFASVFGSATIGPLNTTTRTSAQINSKIFLLLGKSNLKDSIYFNTNLIIPDSNSNVRFIIGMDTALNYYQHKILNTTNDIRLEFGFTNLKAYNNSIYASGSNMATVMFDTINVGYSGMSDAITVQFDTTFKAKRVFRVASPFNETMLGCDIYKDSIISFAYTSQGNPSFVNGRFSARNTNTDLTDLDENAYIQTVLLKTGVVTSVDEPLRVEGFKLFPNPVLSNIVTVDFGNTEGGRYQWLLYNTEGRLIESNMLLWNPGQTKQIQFSNRLQAGNYVLVIKTGKQQTLKAVKLTIL; translated from the coding sequence ATGAAGAAATCTATACTTCTTGCCGTTGCTCTCTTTGTTTCGTTTTCAATCTTTAGTCAAATATTGTCGAATCAGTTATTAGGTTATCAGGAGCCGTATTCGCAAATTCAGTCACAGGCAACTGACAGTAGCGGAAATGCTTATTACGCCGGTACATTTAAAGGCGCTCTTGTTATCGACAATCAAACTGTTCTTACAAGTAACGGAGGTGAGGATGTATTTGTAGCAAAACTGAATACGAAAGGTGAACTGCTTTGGGCAAAGAAGTTTGGCGATAAAGGGATGGACGTGTTTTCAAGTTTAGTATTTCACAAGGGAGCGCTATACATGAGCATGATGATTTACCAAACCACGCAAATGGGAACGGTGTCATACAATGTTTACTCTTCAACAATTCCAACTTCTCTTATTTTGAAAATGGATACTGTTTCTGGAGGAATTCAATGGGTACGAAAAACTTCTCTGCCATTTCCAAAACTTCTACCTTCATCCGATATTCTTTACATTCATGGCTTGTCGAGCTCTCTAGTTACAAGCCCTCTGTATTTTGAAGAAACCCAGTTAGAAAGTGCCGCTTCCGTTAATCGAACTTTTTTTCTTTATGTTGATACAACGGGCAACATTAAAGGTCATAAGTTGTTTGCTACCTCGCCACAAGGTTCATCGCCATTTACAGTTATCTCTGTTGCCCCTGCGGCCAACAACAGGCAGATATTCCTGATCAACACAACTACGACAGAAAGTTTTCAACTCGGTTCGTTGTCTATTAATTTTCCAATACGTTCAAATTATCAATTGCTCATTAAAACTGACACGTCTCTTACCGATATTCAATACAAAATACTAAACCCCAATGGCGAAGGTTATGGCTATAATTTATGGCTAGAGAATACAGGATTTACTGTTTCAGAAAAAGGTGATTCCCTTTTTATGGTTTTGTCTGGGTCAAGCAATACCGGGAGCTACAAATTGGATGGTTACAATGTTCCCGTTGGCGATCAAAGTGTACTTGTAGTGATGGATACAAATTTTGTAACAACCAACGTGAAGCCTTTGAATATTCAGCGGATAGGAGGGTTCGTTAACAGGGTGGGTATAAGTCACGCAACATCCGATAGCCTTTATTATTATTTCCGTGGACGTATAAGTGGAATGAACAACGCTTTGCCCGTGAAGGGTATTACGCCCCAAAAGCTAGAGGTTGATCTGGTATATGGATTAAAGGATACGATTAATATCGCTGGGCCCAGCAGAAGCTTTATTATTAAAGCAAAAAAGGATTTGAGCGAAAGCAAAGTTACATGGCTGGGTTATCATACACCCTATGAAAGTCCAACTGTAACTCCTGCTTTTTTTACTCATCAAAAAAGGAAAATTTACTTTCTACACTTAGTGGATAATATTTGGAATCCTTGGGTGATTGACACTTCACTTAACGTAATCAGTGGAGGAATGAAAACTAATTCTGACCGGGGAGAAATTACTAATTATGTCAATTATTTCTCAGACGGGAGTAAGGCAATTGTTGGTTTGGCTAAAGGTAAAACTGCACTTGATGTTGATTCCCTCAATATTGTCAGCAACCAGGCAAAAAGCGATTTGTTTTTTGTTGGGATGACTAAAAATGACAAAGTAAGCTGGTATAAAAGAATGAATCACAGTTTTGCAAATCTTGGGATTCAAAAGGTCGTCACAAGAAATGAAATGATCTATGTATCATTTGTGTTGCTTGGCCCCCGTAATACCGGTGCAAATAATTATATACGTATTGACAGTTCTGTTTTTTTCTTTACGCCGCTGCCATCTCAATCATCAGGTATGTTGATATTCGACAAAAACGGGAAATTTAAATTGCTCTTATTGCCGACACCATTCCAGACAGCGACCATCTTTGATGTGTTTGCAGACGGAAGCTTCGCAACAATAAGTGCCCCCACTTCCACAAGTCTAACTGTTTCTGGAAAATCATTTACGAACACCGGAGGTGTATATGTCGGCAGGTTTGATACAACTGGCGCCCTCATAGATGCAATAAAATTTTCAGGATCTGCAAATACTTCCTTGACATCACCAACAGATCTTATTGCAGATACACTGACCAAAAGCTTTAAAATTTTGTGGGTGAGCAACATCAGCCCAAGTTCTTCAGGCAATTCTTTTGCTTTCATGAATGGAATAAGCCCAACAAGCAATTATACAATAGCAAATCCACAGCCTGCCATCACCAGCAGCAAATTGTACTTGCTTGCAACAAACAGCAGCTTCGCAAGTGTGTTTGGCTCTGCAACAATAGGACCGTTAAACACTACCACAAGAACAAGTGCACAAATAAATAGTAAGATATTTTTGTTGCTTGGAAAATCAAACTTAAAGGATTCAATCTATTTTAATACTAACCTGATTATACCAGATAGTAACAGTAATGTGCGATTCATAATAGGCATGGATACAGCTCTAAATTATTATCAACACAAGATTCTTAATACGACAAACGATATCAGGCTTGAATTTGGTTTCACAAATCTTAAAGCTTATAATAATTCCATTTATGCCTCGGGCAGTAATATGGCCACCGTCATGTTTGATACAATAAATGTTGGATACTCCGGTATGTCAGATGCAATTACAGTTCAATTTGACACAACCTTTAAAGCAAAAAGAGTATTCAGAGTAGCATCCCCTTTCAATGAAACAATGCTTGGTTGTGATATCTATAAAGATTCAATCATCAGTTTTGCTTATACCTCCCAGGGAAACCCTTCATTTGTCAACGGTCGTTTTTCCGCAAGGAATACAAATACCGATCTGACCGACCTTGATGAAAACGCATACATACAAACTGTGCTCCTTAAAACAGGTGTTGTTACTTCAGTTGATGAACCGTTAAGAGTTGAAGGATTTAAGCTGTTTCCTAATCCTGTTCTTTCCAATATCGTGACAGTTGACTTTGGTAACACCGAAGGGGGCCGTTATCAATGGTTGTTGTATAACACGGAAGGAAGATTAATCGAAAGTAATATGCTGCTGTGGAACCCGGGCCAAACGAAACAAATACAATTCAGTAACAGATTGCAGGCGGGGAATTATGTATTGGTGATTAAAACCGGGAAACAACAAACACTAAAAGCAGTTAAACTAACAATATTGTAG
- a CDS encoding CvfB family protein encodes MVEVGQYNRLIVKRLKDAGAYLDDGGEGILLPKRFVPRGTRAGDELTVFVYHDGEDRLIATTQHPTAVVGDFALMKVVGTSPHGAFLDWGLMKDLFVPKSKQISAMRLGGEYLVHVYIDEQTGRAAASQYIEHLLSNEELTVKEKDEVELIIYRQTELGWSVIINKKHIGLLFFSDVFQPLNIGDKVTGYIKTIREDGKIDVGIGKQGYLRVEDEAQKIMRLLAEANGYLPYHDKSDPEEIYNFFGMSKKAFKMTIGKLYKEKKIELTKTGIKAVEQ; translated from the coding sequence ATGGTAGAAGTTGGTCAATATAACCGTCTTATTGTAAAGCGTTTGAAAGATGCAGGAGCTTATCTTGATGATGGAGGAGAAGGCATCCTGTTACCTAAACGTTTTGTTCCCCGTGGCACAAGAGCGGGTGATGAATTAACAGTATTTGTTTACCACGATGGTGAAGACAGGTTGATTGCTACCACACAACACCCTACAGCTGTAGTGGGCGATTTTGCTTTGATGAAAGTTGTAGGTACCAGCCCGCATGGTGCTTTTTTAGACTGGGGGTTAATGAAAGACCTGTTTGTACCCAAGAGCAAACAGATTTCTGCTATGCGTTTGGGTGGCGAATACCTGGTGCATGTGTATATTGATGAACAAACAGGTCGTGCAGCCGCATCGCAATACATTGAACATTTACTGAGCAATGAAGAGCTGACCGTAAAAGAAAAAGATGAAGTGGAGTTGATCATTTATCGCCAGACAGAGTTAGGCTGGTCGGTCATCATCAACAAAAAACATATCGGGCTTTTATTTTTCAGTGATGTTTTTCAACCGCTGAACATTGGCGATAAAGTAACAGGCTACATTAAAACCATTCGTGAAGATGGAAAGATTGATGTAGGCATTGGCAAGCAAGGTTATCTGCGTGTAGAAGATGAAGCGCAGAAGATCATGCGCCTGCTCGCAGAAGCAAACGGCTATCTCCCCTATCATGATAAAAGTGATCCCGAAGAAATCTACAATTTCTTCGGCATGAGTAAGAAAGCATTCAAAATGACCATTGGCAAACTCTATAAAGAGAAAAAGATAGAGTTAACAAAAACCGGAATAAAAGCGGTAGAACAATAA
- a CDS encoding rhomboid family intramembrane serine protease, producing the protein MPQDENGSLSVTYTIIGINVLVFMIMGLQGAGIFEANGLVHLRWGSNYGPLTASGDWWRLFTAIFLHFGILHLAFNMYALFSIAAYLEPMLGKLRYIAAYLCCGILASLASLWWHTDSVNSAGASGAVFGMYGVFLALLTTNIIPKKARKQLLQSIVIFVLFNLAYGLKGGIDSAAHIGGLVSGAIIGYLFAFTIKKEKKQQAALWVAPAVIAISIFICGWYLQQNKVSPDVRNNVLRDIKNDSYPDVDRFKELYQEFVIVQDDALQIYHQHGDNLSGLPQPILEQFKLKLEQANSIAVKMMNLDVGDEMKKLAATVNRYVELRKKEMELTLKISAQPTNANTLNIEREKVKKEIDKELLKLK; encoded by the coding sequence ATGCCCCAGGACGAAAACGGTAGTCTTTCAGTTACCTACACTATCATTGGCATCAATGTTCTTGTTTTTATGATCATGGGGTTACAGGGCGCAGGTATTTTCGAAGCAAATGGTTTGGTGCATCTTCGCTGGGGAAGCAATTACGGGCCGCTTACAGCAAGCGGCGATTGGTGGCGTTTGTTTACGGCAATTTTTCTTCATTTCGGTATTCTCCATCTTGCGTTTAATATGTATGCGCTTTTTTCTATTGCTGCATATCTCGAACCGATGTTGGGAAAACTGCGGTATATCGCTGCTTATTTATGTTGTGGTATACTCGCCAGTCTTGCAAGTTTGTGGTGGCATACTGATTCAGTAAACAGTGCCGGTGCATCCGGTGCCGTGTTTGGCATGTATGGTGTATTCCTGGCATTGCTTACAACGAACATCATACCTAAAAAAGCACGGAAGCAATTGTTACAAAGTATTGTGATCTTCGTGCTTTTCAATCTTGCTTACGGACTGAAGGGAGGCATTGATAGTGCCGCTCATATAGGAGGATTGGTAAGTGGTGCCATCATCGGCTACCTGTTTGCTTTCACTATCAAAAAAGAAAAGAAGCAACAAGCTGCTCTATGGGTTGCTCCTGCAGTGATCGCTATAAGTATATTTATTTGTGGTTGGTATCTGCAGCAAAACAAAGTATCACCCGATGTTCGTAACAATGTTCTTCGTGATATAAAAAACGACAGCTATCCCGACGTTGATCGGTTCAAAGAATTGTATCAGGAATTTGTGATTGTACAAGACGATGCTTTGCAAATCTATCATCAACACGGCGATAACCTTTCAGGTTTACCTCAACCAATACTGGAGCAATTCAAACTGAAACTTGAACAGGCCAATAGCATTGCGGTGAAAATGATGAACCTTGATGTGGGTGATGAAATGAAAAAATTAGCAGCAACGGTTAACCGATATGTAGAGTTGCGAAAAAAAGAAATGGAGCTTACATTAAAAATTTCAGCACAACCAACCAATGCAAATACACTGAATATTGAACGGGAAAAAGTGAAGAAAGAAATCGACAAAGAGCTGCTTAAATTAAAATAA
- a CDS encoding cupin-like domain-containing protein, with product MKMNIDTPIPIVDGTTITRKEFTEKYLRPQKPVILRGLWKQYPAYEKWTMDYFRQSMGDIKVKLFSTKKANPSETLSVAHAEMKFNEYLDLIEKEPTDLRLFLFPVFKHKPELLKDFGYPKITGRYIKIPFMFFGPKHSVTRMHMDIDMSNVFLTQFAGKRRVVLFPPDQSDFLYRLPFNVHGLVDIDKPDFETYPAMQYAKGYTGYLEYGDTLYMPSGYWHHIEYAEGGFGLSVRTIGASLGTILTGLWNVTLQRKFDDIMFKIRGQKWFNYKKQLAIKRAEKAMQKIQAAALQ from the coding sequence ATGAAGATGAATATTGATACGCCAATTCCTATCGTTGACGGAACAACAATTACACGCAAAGAGTTTACCGAAAAATACCTGAGGCCGCAGAAACCTGTTATTCTTCGTGGCTTATGGAAACAATATCCCGCCTACGAAAAATGGACGATGGATTATTTCAGACAATCCATGGGCGATATAAAAGTGAAACTGTTCAGCACCAAAAAAGCCAACCCCAGCGAAACCTTAAGTGTGGCACATGCTGAAATGAAGTTCAATGAATATTTAGATCTCATTGAAAAAGAACCAACCGATCTTCGTTTGTTCTTATTCCCTGTCTTCAAACATAAACCTGAACTGCTGAAAGATTTTGGCTATCCAAAGATTACCGGCCGTTATATCAAAATACCATTTATGTTTTTCGGTCCAAAACATTCGGTAACCCGTATGCACATGGATATCGACATGAGTAATGTGTTTCTTACACAGTTTGCAGGTAAGCGTCGTGTAGTGTTATTTCCTCCTGATCAAAGCGATTTTTTATATCGCCTGCCGTTTAACGTGCATGGGTTAGTAGATATTGATAAGCCCGATTTTGAAACCTATCCTGCCATGCAATACGCAAAAGGTTACACCGGATATTTAGAGTATGGCGATACGCTGTATATGCCGAGCGGTTACTGGCATCATATTGAATATGCTGAAGGCGGATTTGGTTTATCTGTTCGCACCATTGGGGCAAGCCTGGGCACTATCTTAACCGGGTTATGGAATGTAACGCTGCAGCGTAAGTTCGACGATATCATGTTCAAGATTCGTGGACAAAAATGGTTCAACTACAAAAAGCAACTGGCGATTAAACGTGCAGAGAAAGCGATGCAGAAGATACAGGCCGCAGCTTTGCAATAA
- a CDS encoding UDP-N-acetylmuramate--L-alanine ligase: MITSINDFKKVFFIGVAGTGMSAIAQYLKGIGKDVSGSDRYFHPGQPNETKEKLETENIRCFLQNGEGITNATDLVVVSTAVEDTVEEVIKAKQLNIPIIKRAELLAIIARSKKTIAVGGTSGKSTTSAMLFDILQHAGMKPSIISGAGLTSIIKEGKIGNAKVGSGDWLVIEADESDGSIVNYTPEIGLLINIDKDHKEIDTLIEIFEQFKKNTSQFFVVNQSHALAKRLSANPKHNFSVDVTDDAAYHASEFKQVGFSISFQINKVPFTLNSVGKHNMENALAAATVANLIGVPLETAAEALKSYEGIYRRHQIIGQKNNVWLIDDYAHNPAKCAASIEACQPLAKKVIAWFQPHGYGPTKFLRNDFVEEISRALRPQDEIWMSEIFYAGGTAVKDISANDLINDLKANGSHAFFVENRNDLVAALRPHFTEDCVLLLMGARDPGLEQFAKTVWEQL; encoded by the coding sequence ATGATTACTTCTATCAACGATTTCAAAAAAGTTTTCTTTATTGGTGTTGCCGGTACGGGCATGAGTGCCATTGCACAATATTTAAAAGGTATTGGTAAAGATGTAAGCGGCAGCGACCGTTACTTTCATCCTGGCCAACCGAATGAAACAAAAGAAAAACTCGAAACAGAAAACATCCGTTGTTTTTTACAAAATGGAGAAGGCATTACAAATGCAACAGATCTCGTTGTGGTTTCAACGGCGGTAGAAGACACTGTTGAAGAAGTGATCAAAGCCAAACAACTCAACATTCCCATCATAAAACGTGCAGAGTTGTTGGCCATTATTGCAAGAAGCAAAAAAACAATTGCTGTTGGCGGCACCAGTGGCAAATCAACCACGAGTGCTATGTTATTTGATATTCTTCAACATGCAGGTATGAAGCCAAGCATTATCAGTGGAGCAGGTTTAACAAGTATCATTAAAGAAGGAAAGATCGGCAATGCAAAAGTTGGAAGTGGCGATTGGCTTGTAATTGAAGCCGATGAAAGTGATGGCAGCATTGTGAACTATACACCGGAAATTGGGTTGCTCATCAACATCGATAAGGACCATAAAGAGATTGATACACTCATTGAAATTTTTGAACAGTTCAAAAAGAACACTTCACAATTCTTCGTGGTGAATCAATCGCATGCGTTGGCGAAAAGGTTATCAGCCAATCCTAAACATAATTTTTCAGTTGATGTAACTGATGATGCAGCGTATCATGCATCAGAGTTTAAGCAGGTTGGTTTCAGCATTTCATTTCAAATCAATAAGGTTCCATTTACACTCAACAGTGTTGGGAAGCATAATATGGAAAACGCCCTTGCTGCAGCAACAGTTGCCAACCTCATTGGTGTTCCATTAGAAACTGCTGCCGAAGCGTTGAAGAGTTATGAAGGTATCTATCGTCGTCACCAGATCATCGGACAAAAAAACAATGTTTGGCTGATCGATGATTATGCTCATAACCCTGCCAAGTGTGCGGCGAGTATTGAAGCTTGTCAGCCATTGGCAAAAAAAGTAATTGCCTGGTTTCAGCCACACGGATATGGACCAACAAAATTCCTGCGCAACGATTTTGTAGAAGAGATCAGCAGAGCCCTTCGTCCACAAGATGAAATATGGATGAGCGAAATTTTTTATGCCGGTGGTACTGCTGTAAAAGATATTTCTGCCAACGATCTTATCAACGACTTGAAAGCAAATGGTTCGCATGCATTTTTTGTTGAAAACAGGAACGATCTGGTTGCAGCCCTTCGTCCGCATTTTACGGAAGATTGTGTGCTGCTGCTCATGGGTGCTCGTGACCCGGGATTGGAACAGTTTGCAAAAACCGTTTGGGAACAACTGTAA
- a CDS encoding fumarylacetoacetate hydrolase family protein: MKLISYLKDEHEQLAAVHNGLVYDMDTLHPDLPTSMNMFLQYWDEYLELAQASLKAVQEGRLMPGNVVPVEQVQLLAPIPMPPSCRDGYAFRQHVEAARRNRKVDMIAEFDQYPIFYFTNHHSIQGPGDVRCMPDHFEKLDFELEVAIVICKHGRNIRAEEADEYIGGLMIMNDLSARRLQMEEMLLNLGPAKGKDFSTAIGPWLVTLDELQQYVVPAKENHVGLNWNLNMKCWVNGKQVSAGNVADMDWTFAEIIERASYGVDLYPGDVIGSGTVGTGCFLELNGTGKLNDPGYSEQWLQDGDIVEMEIDGLGRLSNTMVRDEDDFSILAKKKNI, from the coding sequence ATGAAATTGATCTCCTACTTAAAAGATGAACACGAACAATTAGCGGCTGTACACAACGGACTTGTGTATGATATGGACACGCTACATCCTGATCTGCCAACAAGCATGAATATGTTTTTGCAATACTGGGATGAATATCTTGAACTTGCCCAAGCCAGTTTAAAAGCTGTGCAGGAAGGTCGTTTGATGCCGGGTAATGTTGTGCCTGTAGAACAAGTGCAATTGCTGGCACCAATTCCTATGCCTCCCAGTTGCAGGGATGGTTATGCGTTTCGTCAGCATGTTGAAGCTGCAAGAAGAAACCGTAAGGTGGATATGATCGCTGAGTTCGATCAATACCCGATCTTTTATTTCACCAATCATCATAGCATACAAGGCCCCGGCGATGTGCGTTGCATGCCCGATCATTTTGAAAAACTCGACTTTGAATTGGAAGTTGCCATTGTTATCTGTAAGCACGGACGCAATATCCGTGCAGAAGAAGCCGATGAATACATTGGCGGTTTGATGATCATGAACGATCTGAGTGCACGTCGTTTACAGATGGAAGAGATGCTGCTGAATCTTGGTCCGGCAAAAGGAAAAGATTTTTCTACAGCAATTGGCCCATGGTTGGTAACGCTTGATGAGTTGCAGCAATACGTAGTACCTGCAAAAGAAAATCATGTTGGTCTTAACTGGAATTTGAATATGAAATGTTGGGTGAACGGCAAACAGGTGAGCGCAGGTAATGTTGCCGATATGGATTGGACCTTTGCCGAGATCATTGAACGTGCATCGTATGGTGTTGATCTTTATCCTGGTGATGTAATTGGCAGCGGCACTGTTGGTACAGGTTGTTTCTTGGAACTCAATGGCACAGGTAAGCTAAACGATCCTGGTTATAGTGAACAATGGTTGCAGGATGGTGATATCGTGGAAATGGAAATTGATGGATTAGGAAGGTTGAGTAATACGATGGTGAGAGATGAGGATGATTTTTCGATATTGGCTAAGAAGAAAAATATTTAA
- a CDS encoding flavin reductase family protein, which produces MQKQQWLQHAIAPRPVCFASTIDKEGNVNLSPFSFFNLFSSHPPIVVFSPARRVRDNTTKHTLQNVLEVPEVVINIVDYDMVQQVSLASCEFPKEVNEFVKAGFTEEAATMVKPPMVKESKVKMECKVIEVKPLGNEGGAGNLVICEVLRMHVDESILNAEGTMIDQRKLHHIARLGGDWYCKVDEHSLFHVAKPNTQLGIGVDALPETIRNSNILTGNNLGQLANVHEYPIVDATFEDERLKNIIQYFSINPDEMDQELHKYAKELLDAGKVNEAWQILLADS; this is translated from the coding sequence ATGCAAAAACAACAATGGCTGCAACATGCCATTGCGCCACGCCCTGTTTGTTTTGCATCAACTATCGATAAAGAAGGAAATGTTAACCTGAGCCCCTTCAGTTTTTTCAATTTGTTTTCATCGCATCCACCGATCGTTGTGTTTTCACCTGCACGCAGAGTGAGAGACAATACTACCAAACATACATTGCAGAATGTGCTGGAAGTTCCGGAGGTAGTGATCAATATTGTCGATTACGATATGGTGCAGCAGGTAAGTTTAGCCAGCTGCGAATTTCCAAAAGAGGTGAACGAATTTGTGAAAGCTGGATTTACAGAAGAAGCGGCAACTATGGTAAAACCACCAATGGTAAAAGAAAGTAAAGTAAAGATGGAGTGCAAGGTGATTGAAGTAAAGCCCCTTGGTAACGAAGGTGGTGCTGGCAATCTGGTTATTTGCGAAGTGTTGCGCATGCACGTTGATGAAAGCATTCTTAATGCAGAAGGCACCATGATCGATCAGCGCAAGCTGCATCATATTGCACGCCTCGGCGGCGATTGGTACTGCAAAGTAGATGAGCACAGTTTGTTTCATGTTGCCAAACCAAATACACAACTCGGCATTGGTGTTGATGCTTTGCCGGAGACGATCCGCAACAGCAATATTCTCACTGGCAACAATCTTGGCCAGTTAGCGAATGTGCATGAATACCCAATTGTTGATGCAACGTTTGAAGACGAGCGCTTGAAAAATATCATCCAGTATTTCTCCATCAACCCCGACGAAATGGATCAGGAACTACATAAATATGCGAAGGAATTGTTAGATGCAGGAAAAGTGAACGAAGCCTGGCAAATACTGCTGGCCGATAGTTAA
- a CDS encoding sterol desaturase family protein: MFHPDGTWISYFLVIGLRYVVIAGLAFLLWYVLLKKKIAFKKIQLRFPANKDYQREIFFSLCTMFLFAFVPWFFLGHAEIRKTTTFYKDINQYSQLYFWLAFPLMLLIHDTYFYWIHRLMHHPKLFRIFHLIHHKSTNPSPWAAFAFHPLEAVLEVSILIVLIYTIPVTKAHLFFFFLFQMFYNVYGHLGWELFPKNFQRTWFGKWINTSVTHNQHHQYFTGNYGLYFLFWDRLMGTLRDDYDAKFDEVKGRAKS, translated from the coding sequence ATGTTTCATCCTGATGGCACATGGATCAGTTATTTCCTGGTAATAGGCTTGCGATATGTAGTTATTGCCGGACTGGCTTTTTTGCTATGGTATGTGTTACTGAAGAAGAAGATTGCATTCAAAAAAATTCAACTACGCTTTCCCGCCAATAAAGATTACCAACGGGAAATTTTCTTTTCACTTTGTACCATGTTCCTCTTTGCATTCGTGCCTTGGTTCTTTCTTGGCCATGCAGAAATAAGAAAAACAACCACGTTTTATAAAGACATCAACCAATATAGCCAATTGTATTTCTGGCTGGCCTTTCCGTTAATGTTGCTCATACACGATACTTATTTCTATTGGATACACCGGTTGATGCATCATCCCAAACTGTTCCGCATTTTTCATCTCATTCATCATAAAAGCACCAACCCATCACCTTGGGCAGCTTTTGCTTTTCATCCCTTGGAAGCAGTTCTTGAAGTAAGTATTTTGATCGTACTCATCTACACAATCCCGGTTACCAAAGCTCACCTGTTCTTTTTCTTTTTGTTCCAGATGTTTTACAATGTGTATGGTCATTTGGGTTGGGAATTGTTTCCGAAAAATTTCCAACGTACATGGTTTGGCAAATGGATCAATACTTCTGTAACGCATAACCAGCACCATCAATACTTCACCGGTAATTATGGTTTGTACTTTTTATTCTGGGACAGATTGATGGGAACACTACGAGACGATTATGATGCGAAATTTGATGAAGTGAAAGGCAGAGCTAAGAGTTAA